A single window of Streptococcus cristatus ATCC 51100 DNA harbors:
- the serB gene encoding phosphoserine phosphatase SerB → MSQIKGLLVMDVDSTLIMEEGIDLLGEEAGVGKQVAAITERAMRGELDFEAALRERVSLLAGLPETIFSQIADKIHFTPGAKKLVDELHARGYKIGLVSGGFHETVDRLAEELGIDYVKANRLEIKNGLLTGHVLGDIVSKDTKVQMLKEWAQENNLGLNQTIAMGDGANDLPMIQTAGIGIAFNAKPIVREQAPYQINVYDLYQVMDILDGKEKQEARCISC, encoded by the coding sequence ATGAGTCAGATCAAAGGCTTATTGGTGATGGATGTAGATAGCACGCTTATTATGGAAGAGGGCATTGATTTGCTGGGCGAGGAAGCTGGAGTTGGGAAGCAAGTGGCTGCTATCACTGAGCGAGCTATGCGCGGGGAATTGGATTTCGAGGCAGCTTTGCGGGAGAGAGTTTCCCTTTTGGCGGGGCTTCCAGAAACTATCTTTTCTCAGATAGCTGACAAGATTCATTTCACGCCTGGTGCTAAAAAATTAGTAGATGAGCTACATGCGCGTGGTTACAAGATTGGTTTGGTTTCGGGTGGTTTTCATGAAACGGTGGATAGACTGGCTGAAGAGCTAGGAATTGACTATGTAAAGGCCAATCGCTTAGAAATCAAGAATGGCTTGCTTACAGGTCATGTGTTGGGAGACATTGTTAGCAAAGATACTAAAGTTCAGATGCTGAAAGAATGGGCTCAAGAAAACAATTTGGGATTAAATCAAACCATTGCTATGGGGGATGGCGCCAATGATTTGCCTATGATTCAAACGGCAGGTATTGGAATTGCTTTTAATGCCAAGCCAATTGTAAGAGAGCAAGCGCCCTATCAAATCAATGTTTATGATCTCTATCAAGTAATGGATATTTTGGATGGGAAGGAAAAACAGGAGGCGCGATGCATATCTTGTTAG
- a CDS encoding glycerate kinase, with amino-acid sequence MHILLAPDSFKESLSAVQVAEALKEGFSQALPEATFDLLPIGDGGEGTVAALISAMKLKEFRHWVTGPFGQPVEMKYARQDQLALFEMADLVGLALIPKEKRDPLGLETRGLGELILHLAENGVRKILVGVGGSATNDGGIGMAAGLGYEFFDESNHQLRPVGSSLGRVVRISADRVPTCLDDIEIEILTDVSNPLCGQQGATQVFGRQKGLSEWLLSSVDQEMRNFYELANPQIFTQAGAGAGGGMAAGLVTFAKGKVVSGIDTCLDLLDFDRRVKEADLVVVGEGRMDQQSLAGKAPVGIARRTPKEIPVLAICGSLADDLPPFPSENIHAAFPIISQVADLDVTLAQARENLVRTARNIGNLLAIKKREWDRNR; translated from the coding sequence ATGCATATCTTGTTAGCACCAGATTCTTTTAAGGAAAGTTTGTCTGCTGTTCAGGTAGCAGAAGCCTTGAAAGAAGGTTTTTCCCAAGCCTTGCCAGAGGCGACTTTTGACTTACTGCCTATTGGAGATGGCGGCGAAGGGACTGTGGCTGCCTTGATTTCGGCTATGAAGCTAAAAGAGTTTCGTCACTGGGTGACTGGGCCTTTCGGCCAGCCAGTCGAAATGAAATATGCAAGACAAGACCAGCTCGCTCTCTTTGAAATGGCAGATTTAGTGGGACTGGCTTTAATTCCTAAAGAAAAACGTGATCCCTTAGGCTTGGAAACGAGAGGTCTGGGAGAGCTGATTCTTCATTTAGCTGAAAATGGAGTCAGGAAGATTCTGGTCGGTGTTGGAGGATCGGCAACGAACGATGGAGGTATCGGTATGGCAGCTGGTCTGGGCTATGAATTTTTTGATGAAAGCAATCATCAACTGCGGCCTGTCGGCTCTTCTCTAGGGAGAGTTGTCCGAATTTCTGCGGACCGTGTTCCAACTTGCTTGGATGATATAGAAATTGAGATTTTGACAGATGTTTCCAATCCTTTATGTGGTCAGCAGGGAGCGACGCAGGTCTTTGGACGACAGAAAGGACTGTCTGAATGGCTTCTTTCATCTGTGGATCAGGAAATGAGGAACTTCTATGAGCTGGCCAATCCACAGATTTTTACCCAAGCTGGTGCTGGTGCAGGAGGAGGCATGGCAGCAGGGCTGGTCACATTTGCTAAGGGGAAAGTCGTGTCAGGAATTGACACCTGTCTGGATTTGCTGGATTTTGACCGCAGGGTTAAAGAAGCGGATTTAGTTGTTGTTGGTGAGGGGCGCATGGATCAGCAGTCTTTGGCAGGAAAGGCTCCAGTTGGAATAGCAAGGCGGACGCCAAAAGAGATTCCTGTTCTTGCGATTTGTGGCAGTTTGGCTGATGATTTGCCTCCATTTCCTTCGGAGAATATCCATGCAGCTTTTCCCATTATCTCGCAAGTGGCAGATTTGGACGTAACCTTAGCTCAAGCGAGGGAAAATCTGGTTCGTACAGCTCGCAATATTGGCAACCTATTAGCCATCAAAAAAAGAGAGTGGGACAGAAATCGGTAA
- a CDS encoding nuclear transport factor 2 family protein, protein MTNLEKLFTFFEAENQRNWDIYQTFLDEHVVWELHGESSEIIQGKEAYLHRIQEAYQDSFAQFSCQYYHSNSEQNRILTVLVNDHGDLSCDLFEFANGLIVKEVEYLLKKEAGTKVLAS, encoded by the coding sequence ATGACAAATTTAGAGAAATTATTTACCTTTTTCGAGGCGGAAAATCAGCGTAATTGGGACATTTATCAAACTTTTTTAGACGAGCATGTCGTCTGGGAGCTGCATGGAGAATCCTCAGAAATCATTCAAGGAAAAGAAGCCTACCTCCACAGGATACAGGAGGCCTATCAGGACAGTTTCGCCCAGTTTAGTTGCCAATACTATCACAGCAATTCCGAGCAAAATCGGATTCTAACAGTTTTGGTCAATGATCACGGAGACCTTTCCTGCGATCTATTTGAATTTGCAAACGGATTAATCGTCAAAGAAGTCGAATATTTACTGAAAAAAGAGGCTGGGACAAAAGTCCTAGCCTCTTAA
- a CDS encoding DUF1694 domain-containing protein codes for MTDLNNIIMEKSQGNAKLNPDEQRKFLETFEERVIGYCSISDANSTLLKQHFKEIVEKITESYQPVTVKISPEVISSQQVFYLKTAKDLGCEATIVSAFCQSSPFGLVIHSDRPVTVEEKDLSKQFADVLHPADSKPSPLKKTSLWKKMFHK; via the coding sequence ATGACAGATCTAAATAACATTATCATGGAAAAATCTCAGGGAAATGCTAAGCTCAATCCTGATGAACAACGCAAATTTCTGGAAACTTTTGAAGAGCGGGTGATTGGCTACTGCTCTATTTCTGATGCCAATTCTACTCTTCTAAAGCAGCATTTTAAAGAAATAGTTGAGAAGATCACTGAAAGCTACCAGCCCGTCACAGTCAAAATATCGCCTGAAGTCATATCCAGCCAGCAGGTTTTCTACCTAAAAACCGCCAAAGACTTAGGCTGCGAGGCCACCATCGTCTCTGCTTTTTGCCAATCCTCTCCTTTCGGGTTGGTGATCCATAGTGATCGTCCTGTGACTGTGGAAGAAAAGGACTTGAGCAAGCAATTTGCCGATGTCCTCCACCCAGCAGATAGTAAACCATCTCCCCTCAAGAAGACCTCCCTTTGGAAAAAAATGTTTCATAAATGA
- the eno gene encoding surface-displayed alpha-enolase: MSIITDVYAREVLDSRGNPTLEVEVYTESGAFGRGMVPSGASTGEHEAVELRDGDKSRYGGLGTQKAVDNVNNVIAEAIIGYDVRDQQAIDRAMIALDGTPNKGKLGANAILGVSIAVARAAADYLEIPLYSYLGGFNTKVLPTPMMNIINGGSHSDAPIAFQEFMIVPAGAPSFKEALRWGAEIFHALKKILKSRGLETAVGDEGGFAPRFEGTEDGVETIIAAIEAAGYVPGKDVFIGFDCASSEFYDKERKVYDYTKFEGEGAAVRTAAEQIDYLEELVNKYPIITIEDGMDENDWDGWKALTERLGGKVQLVGDDFFVTNTSYLEKGIAEGAANSILIKVNQIGTLTETFDAIEMAKEAGYTAVVSHRSGETEDSTIADIAVATNAGQIKTGSLSRTDRIAKYNQLLRIEDQLGEVAEYRGLKSFYNLKK; this comes from the coding sequence ATGTCAATTATTACTGATGTTTACGCTCGCGAAGTCCTAGACTCACGCGGTAACCCAACACTTGAAGTAGAAGTTTATACTGAATCAGGTGCTTTCGGACGTGGTATGGTTCCTTCAGGAGCTTCTACTGGTGAACACGAAGCAGTTGAACTTCGTGATGGTGACAAATCTCGTTACGGCGGTCTTGGTACACAAAAAGCAGTTGACAACGTGAACAACGTTATCGCTGAAGCTATTATCGGTTACGATGTACGTGACCAACAAGCTATCGACCGTGCAATGATCGCTTTGGACGGTACTCCAAACAAAGGTAAATTGGGTGCGAACGCAATCCTTGGTGTGTCTATCGCCGTAGCTCGTGCTGCTGCTGACTACCTTGAAATCCCACTTTACAGCTACCTTGGTGGATTCAACACTAAAGTTCTTCCAACTCCAATGATGAACATCATCAATGGTGGTTCTCACTCAGATGCTCCAATCGCTTTCCAAGAATTCATGATCGTACCTGCTGGTGCACCATCATTCAAAGAAGCTCTTCGTTGGGGTGCTGAAATCTTCCACGCTCTTAAGAAAATCCTTAAATCACGTGGTTTGGAAACTGCTGTTGGTGACGAAGGTGGATTCGCTCCTCGTTTCGAAGGAACTGAAGATGGCGTAGAAACTATCATTGCTGCTATCGAAGCTGCTGGTTATGTTCCAGGTAAAGACGTATTTATCGGATTTGACTGTGCATCATCAGAATTCTACGATAAAGAACGTAAAGTTTACGACTACACTAAATTCGAAGGTGAAGGAGCTGCTGTACGTACTGCTGCAGAACAAATCGACTACCTTGAAGAGTTGGTAAACAAATACCCAATCATCACTATCGAAGATGGTATGGACGAAAACGACTGGGACGGTTGGAAAGCTCTTACTGAACGTCTTGGTGGTAAAGTTCAATTGGTTGGTGACGACTTTTTCGTAACAAACACTTCTTACCTTGAAAAAGGTATTGCAGAAGGTGCTGCTAACTCAATCCTTATCAAAGTTAACCAAATCGGTACTCTTACTGAAACATTCGACGCTATTGAAATGGCGAAAGAAGCTGGTTACACTGCCGTTGTATCACACCGTTCAGGTGAAACTGAAGATTCAACAATTGCTGACATCGCAGTTGCAACAAACGCAGGACAAATCAAGACTGGTTCACTTTCACGTACAGACCGTATTGCTAAATACAACCAATTGCTTCGTATCGAAGATCAACTTGGTGAAGTTGCTGAATACCGTGGATTGAAATCATTCTACAACTTGAAAAAATAA
- a CDS encoding lactonase family protein, with the protein MTQTVYFGTYTRRDSQGIYKADFDTEKGQLSNLELVAEEPSPTYLAFDQAGHLYTVGAKDGQGGIAAYDQKRQLLNHVVEEGAPLCYVAVDKERGLVYGANYHKGQVLVYKQQEDGSLKLADSDTHVGQGPHANQASAHVHYADLTPDQYLITCDLGTDQVTTYDVTEDGQLNKLATYTCAAGAGAGARHIVFHNHYKIAYLICELNSTIEVLIYDGVGQFEHLQTISTLPAGFEDFNGTAAIRLSADGKFLYGSNRGHDSIAVYQILADGSLQLVEITPTKGKNPRDFNITPDQNYLIAAHQDSDNATVFKRDSETGRLTEISHDFYVPEAVCVTFQ; encoded by the coding sequence ATGACTCAAACAGTTTATTTTGGAACATACACCCGACGAGATTCCCAAGGGATTTATAAGGCAGATTTTGACACTGAAAAAGGACAACTCTCAAACTTAGAATTAGTAGCCGAAGAGCCAAGTCCCACTTATCTAGCCTTTGACCAAGCTGGTCATCTATACACCGTTGGTGCCAAAGACGGACAAGGGGGGATTGCAGCCTATGACCAAAAGAGACAGCTTCTCAATCATGTGGTTGAAGAGGGCGCGCCGCTTTGCTATGTTGCTGTAGATAAAGAAAGAGGACTTGTCTACGGGGCCAACTACCACAAGGGACAAGTGCTGGTCTACAAGCAGCAAGAAGATGGCAGTCTAAAACTGGCTGATTCAGACACCCATGTCGGGCAAGGACCTCACGCCAATCAAGCCTCTGCCCATGTCCACTATGCTGACTTGACTCCCGATCAATATCTGATTACTTGTGACCTCGGAACAGATCAAGTCACTACCTACGATGTGACGGAAGACGGACAACTGAACAAATTGGCCACCTACACATGTGCTGCTGGGGCTGGGGCCGGGGCACGCCACATTGTCTTTCATAACCACTATAAAATTGCTTACCTTATCTGCGAACTAAACTCTACTATCGAAGTATTGATTTATGATGGTGTTGGTCAGTTTGAACACCTACAGACCATCTCAACTCTCCCAGCAGGATTTGAAGATTTTAACGGCACTGCAGCCATCCGTCTCTCTGCTGATGGGAAATTCCTCTATGGCTCTAACCGCGGTCATGACTCAATAGCTGTTTATCAAATTCTAGCTGATGGAAGTCTACAGCTCGTTGAAATCACGCCAACAAAGGGTAAAAATCCGCGCGATTTCAATATTACACCTGACCAAAACTACCTTATCGCTGCCCACCAAGATTCGGACAATGCAACTGTCTTCAAACGCGATTCTGAAACAGGCCGATTAACAGAAATTTCTCATGATTTCTATGTGCCAGAAGCTGTCTGCGTGACCTTCCAATAA
- a CDS encoding efflux RND transporter periplasmic adaptor subunit, translating into MFQIKKMNRKTILLGSTVILACAGLGGYVLLHQVNQQQAMKMVDNKIDSLTVQDAVNNSKKTSLVLSGEVVANNSSKVKIDPSKGEVKEVFVKNGDTVTQGQPLFSYVTSQELTAQSAQYDAQAKANSITAAQTSASIKWETYNRKLANLNTLKNKYNSSKDESLLDQIKSAEDELAQSLSDAKTADNEVTNAQIEAEKAQVTAQTESDRMKYDTVTADTAGTITSMNEDLPTQSKAKKEEETFIEIMDKSKTLIKGSVSEFDREKLSVGQRVDVVDRKDPKKRWSGTVTQVGTLTTANTGNSNGGNKQQENPNQGKFPYTVELDQGGEMPLVGSHSYVNVVENAPEAGKVVVNKAYTFSKNGKTYVWKVEGKKVKMKEVKTKKVSDRLVEITEGLTMKDTISTPREGMKDGMEVGQNVKA; encoded by the coding sequence ATGTTTCAAATAAAAAAAATGAATCGTAAAACCATTCTATTGGGAAGCACGGTCATTCTTGCTTGTGCAGGGCTGGGAGGCTATGTACTTCTTCATCAGGTTAATCAACAACAAGCCATGAAAATGGTCGATAATAAGATTGATTCACTGACGGTCCAAGATGCTGTTAATAACAGTAAAAAAACAAGCCTAGTTTTATCTGGAGAAGTAGTTGCTAACAATAGTAGTAAGGTCAAGATTGACCCATCAAAAGGTGAAGTTAAGGAAGTATTCGTTAAAAATGGCGATACTGTTACACAAGGCCAGCCCCTCTTTTCCTATGTGACATCTCAGGAATTGACAGCTCAGTCTGCTCAGTATGATGCTCAAGCTAAAGCCAATAGCATTACGGCTGCACAAACTAGCGCATCTATCAAATGGGAAACCTATAACCGAAAGCTGGCTAATCTCAATACTCTTAAGAATAAATACAATTCTAGTAAGGATGAGTCTTTGTTAGATCAGATAAAATCTGCTGAAGATGAACTGGCTCAATCGCTAAGTGACGCAAAGACTGCTGACAATGAAGTAACGAATGCGCAGATTGAGGCTGAAAAGGCTCAGGTGACAGCTCAGACGGAATCAGACCGTATGAAATATGATACCGTGACGGCTGATACAGCGGGGACCATTACCTCTATGAACGAAGATCTTCCGACTCAGTCCAAGGCTAAAAAGGAAGAAGAAACCTTTATCGAAATCATGGACAAGTCCAAAACTCTGATCAAAGGAAGCGTTAGTGAATTTGATCGTGAGAAGCTGAGTGTGGGTCAGAGAGTAGATGTTGTGGACCGTAAGGATCCTAAGAAACGCTGGAGTGGTACCGTGACGCAAGTCGGCACCTTGACAACTGCAAATACTGGAAATAGCAATGGTGGAAATAAACAACAGGAAAATCCCAACCAAGGCAAGTTCCCTTATACTGTCGAGCTGGACCAAGGCGGTGAAATGCCACTTGTAGGCTCCCATTCTTATGTGAATGTCGTAGAAAATGCTCCTGAAGCCGGCAAGGTAGTCGTCAATAAGGCCTATACTTTCAGTAAAAATGGTAAGACCTATGTCTGGAAGGTAGAGGGTAAAAAGGTGAAAATGAAGGAAGTTAAGACCAAGAAAGTCTCTGACCGTTTGGTAGAGATTACAGAAGGTCTGACTATGAAGGATACCATTTCGACGCCTAGAGAAGGCATGAAAGACGGAATGGAGGTAGGACAGAATGTTAAAGCTTAA
- a CDS encoding ABC transporter ATP-binding protein: protein MLKLKNIHKSYQQGSQEFPILKGIDLHVKEGDFLAIMGPSGSGKSTLMNIIGCLDKASAGSYHIEGTDVSDLSDNQLSDLRNQKIGFVFQNFNLMPKLTACQNVELPLTYMKVPKKERRERALEMLRLVGLEERSDFKPMELSGGQKQRVAIARALVTNPSFILGDEPTGALDTKTSVQIMELFKQFNEQGKTIVIITHEPEVAQLCKQTVVLRDGNIETRALG from the coding sequence ATGTTAAAGCTTAAGAACATCCACAAATCTTATCAACAGGGCAGTCAGGAATTTCCGATTTTGAAAGGAATTGATTTGCATGTGAAAGAGGGGGATTTTCTAGCGATTATGGGGCCGTCTGGATCAGGTAAGTCCACTTTGATGAACATTATCGGCTGTTTGGACAAGGCTAGCGCAGGTTCTTATCATATCGAAGGGACTGACGTCTCTGACCTGTCTGACAACCAACTATCTGATTTGCGTAATCAGAAGATTGGCTTTGTTTTCCAGAATTTCAACCTCATGCCTAAGCTGACAGCCTGTCAAAATGTTGAACTGCCTCTGACTTACATGAAAGTTCCTAAAAAAGAGAGACGCGAGCGCGCTTTGGAAATGCTGCGATTGGTCGGTCTGGAAGAGAGAAGCGACTTTAAGCCTATGGAGCTGTCCGGCGGTCAAAAGCAACGGGTAGCTATTGCGCGTGCTCTGGTGACCAATCCCAGCTTTATTCTGGGAGACGAGCCGACTGGAGCGCTGGATACCAAGACCAGTGTTCAGATCATGGAGTTGTTCAAGCAGTTTAACGAACAAGGCAAAACTATTGTCATCATTACCCACGAGCCGGAAGTGGCTCAGCTTTGCAAGCAAACGGTTGTCTTGCGGGACGGTAATATAGAGACTCGGGCATTAGGATAG